The following are from one region of the Nicotiana tabacum cultivar K326 chromosome 3, ASM71507v2, whole genome shotgun sequence genome:
- the LOC107809682 gene encoding peroxidase 42-like has product MREIVLPHTNTLVLTAHCIKLVHRLYREVDPQLNPQHVPHMLKKCPDPKAVQYVRNDRDTPMKRDNNYYRNMIGQQGIDVGGPTISCAQKDQALCIENGKEPRLLFKEPSLSGTKGLLKLIIMQRGSDGEAEELQLQAAELFLF; this is encoded by the exons ATGAGGGAGATAGTGCTCCCACACACTAATACACTA GTGCTCACAGCACATTGTATTAAGTTGGTTCACCGTTTATATCGCGAAGTGGAccctcaactcaaccctcaacATGTACCCCACATGCTCAAGAAATGTCCTGATCCAAAGGCCGTGCAGTATGTGAGAAACGACAGAGACACACCCATGAAACGAGACAACAACTACTACAGGAACATGATTGGACAACAAGGGATTGATGTTGGTGGACCAACAATTAGCTGTGCACAAAAGGACCAGGCCCTATGTATAGAAAACGGCAAAGAACCAAGACTACTTTTCAAAGAGCCATCACTATCTGGTACAAAGG GGCTGCTAAAACTGATAATAATGCAAAGAGGTTCAGACGGAGAGGCAGAAGAGCTACAACTACAAGCAGCggaactttttcttttttaa